A genomic segment from Saimiri boliviensis isolate mSaiBol1 chromosome 14, mSaiBol1.pri, whole genome shotgun sequence encodes:
- the NDUFA13 gene encoding NADH dehydrogenase [ubiquinone] 1 alpha subcomplex subunit 13 encodes MAASKVKQDMPPVGGYGPIDYKRNLPRRGLSGYSMLALGLGTLLYGYWKIIKWNRERRRLQIENFEARIALMPLLQAETDRRVLHMLRENLEEEAIIMKDVPGWKVGESVFNTTRWVPPLIGEMYGLRPIEEALHASHGFMMYT; translated from the exons ATGGCGGCGTCGAAGGTGAAGCAGGACATGCCCCCTGTGGGGGGCTATGGGCCCATCGACTACAAACGGAACTTGCCGCGTCGAGGACTGTCAG GCTACAGCATGCTGGCCCTGGGCCTCGGGACCCTGCTCTACGGGTACTGGAAAATAATTAAGTGGAACCGCGAACGCAG GCGCCTGCAGATCGAGAACTTTGAGGCCCGCATCGCACTGATGCCGCTGTTGCAGGCTGAAACGGACCGGAG GGTCCTGCACATGCTTCGGGAGAATCTGGAGGAGGAGGCCATCATCATGAAGGATGTGCCTGGCTGGAAG GTCGGGGAGTCTGTGTTCAACACAACTCGCTGGGTGCCCCCCTTGATCGGGGAGATGTACGGACTGCGCCCCATAGAGGAGGCTCTCCATGCCAGCCACGGCTTCATGATGTACACATAG
- the TSSK6 gene encoding testis-specific serine/threonine-protein kinase 6 yields MSGDKLLSELGYKLGRTIGEGSYSKVKVATSKKYKGTVAIKVVDRRRAPPDFVNKFLPRELSILRGVRHPHIVHVFEFIEVCNGKLYIVMEAAATDLLQAVQRNGRIPGVQARDLFAQIAGAVRYLHDHHLVHRDLKCENVLLSPDERRVKLTDFGFGRQAHGYPDLSTTYCGSAAYASPEVLLGIPYDPKKYDVWSMGVVLYVMVTGCMPFDDSDIAGLPRRQKRGVLYPEGLELPERCKALIAELLQFSPSARPSAGQVARNCWLRAGDSS; encoded by the coding sequence ATGTCGGGTGACAAACTCCTGAGCGAACTCGGTTATAAGCTGGGCCGCACGATTGGAGAGGGCAGCTACTCCAAGGTGAAGGTGGCCACGTCCAAGAAGTACAAGGGTACGGTGGCCATCAAGGTGGTGGACCGGCGGCGGGCGCCCCCGGACTTTGTCAACAAGTTCCTGCCTCGAGAGCTGTCCATCCTGCGGGGCGTGCGGCACCCTCACATCGTGCACGTCTTCGAGTTCATTGAGGTATGCAACGGGAAGCTGTACATTGTGATGGAAGCTGCCGCCACCGACCTACTGCAGGCCGTGCAGCGCAACGGGCGCATCCCCGGAGTGCAGGCGCGTGACCTCTTCGCGCAGATCGCCGGCGCCGTGCGCTACCTGCACGATCACCACCTGGTGCACCGCGACCTCAAGTGCGAAAACGTGCTGCTGAGCCCCGACGAGCGCCGCGTCAAGCTGACAGACTTCGGCTTCGGCCGCCAAGCTCACGGCTACCCAGACCTGAGCACCACCTACTGCGGCTCCGCCGCCTACGCGTCACCCGAGGTGCTCCTGGGTATCCCCTACGACCCCAAGAAGTACGACGTGTGGAGCATGGGCGTCGTGCTCTACGTCATGGTCACCGGGTGCATGCCCTTCGACGACTCGGACATCGCCGGTCTGCCCCGGCGCCAGAAGCGCGGCGTGCTCTACCCCGAAGGCTTGGAGCTCCCCGAGCGCTGCAAGGCCCTGATCGCCGAGCTGCTGCAGTTCAGCCCGTCCGCCAGGCCCTCGGCAGGCCAGGTAGCGCGTAACTGCTGGCTGCGCGCCGGGGACTCGAGCTAG